One genomic region from Terriglobus aquaticus encodes:
- the lnt gene encoding apolipoprotein N-acyltransferase, with amino-acid sequence MRRHLPFAAFVLLSAAMQTAIFPIAGPLPVARAQLAWIACLPWFYLLCVLSRTAPRQLLRATLWSYLCGVLWYLGHCYWIFQTMHRYGNLSAPMAAIVLVLFCLYLGLYHALFGALAVLQLRRFTVRLHPLLLSFSLAATWVAVELARARVTSFPWDLLGYSQVDNAALTGLAPFAGIYSISFLIAWINAAFALALVSFASGSETSATRDQPHPRPRDNKPGLALAVASLVALVSIVAGWIHHAPRPQADQQAIAVQPNLDPSPQPNLSAVPLERQLASLTTDALRSSATPSAAVILWPEAPTPWEVHEPLLQTTLTGLARSSGAPVIADSNAVDRDPANPRRLRMYNSAGLFTAQGLQTRYDKIHLVPFGEFVPYADLFQFAGGLTEQVGTFDRGTRRIPLRAAGHTYGVFICYESIFPDEVRQLVAKGADVLVNLSDDGWYGDTSAPFQHSNMARMRAIENRRWMLRDTNTGITESIDPYGNIRATAPRHQRLAAMLPFAFTNESTFYTRHGDLFAWLCVALTAAALAVCAAGAHRGPFRDH; translated from the coding sequence ATGCGACGCCATTTGCCATTCGCGGCCTTCGTTCTGTTGTCGGCAGCCATGCAGACGGCCATCTTTCCCATTGCAGGACCGCTGCCCGTCGCCCGCGCGCAACTTGCCTGGATCGCATGCCTCCCGTGGTTCTACTTGCTGTGCGTCCTCTCGCGTACAGCACCTCGCCAGCTTCTTCGGGCGACCCTATGGTCCTATCTCTGCGGGGTTCTCTGGTACCTGGGCCACTGTTACTGGATCTTCCAGACGATGCACCGCTACGGCAACCTGTCCGCGCCCATGGCGGCCATCGTGCTCGTGCTCTTTTGCCTGTACCTCGGTCTGTACCACGCACTGTTCGGTGCTCTTGCCGTCCTGCAGCTACGGCGCTTCACCGTCCGTCTGCACCCTCTGCTTCTCTCGTTCTCTCTCGCGGCTACCTGGGTTGCCGTCGAACTCGCCCGCGCTCGCGTCACCAGCTTTCCTTGGGATCTACTCGGATATTCCCAGGTAGACAATGCCGCCCTCACTGGCCTGGCGCCATTCGCAGGCATTTACAGCATCAGCTTCCTCATCGCCTGGATCAATGCTGCCTTCGCGCTCGCGCTTGTTTCGTTCGCCTCAGGCTCCGAAACATCAGCGACACGAGATCAGCCCCATCCGCGCCCACGCGACAACAAACCAGGGCTCGCTCTGGCAGTGGCATCCCTTGTGGCCCTCGTCAGCATCGTGGCTGGCTGGATTCACCACGCGCCGCGACCCCAGGCCGACCAACAGGCCATCGCCGTGCAGCCGAACCTGGATCCCTCACCGCAGCCGAATCTTTCCGCCGTGCCGTTAGAACGGCAGCTCGCCAGTCTCACTACGGACGCTCTGCGCTCCTCCGCAACTCCCAGCGCTGCCGTAATCCTCTGGCCAGAGGCGCCAACACCGTGGGAAGTGCACGAGCCCCTGCTGCAGACGACCCTGACAGGCCTGGCCCGGAGCAGCGGCGCCCCGGTGATCGCGGACAGCAACGCAGTGGATCGGGACCCGGCAAATCCCCGGCGCTTGCGGATGTACAACTCCGCCGGCCTGTTTACCGCGCAGGGCCTCCAAACCCGTTACGACAAGATTCACCTGGTGCCTTTCGGCGAGTTCGTTCCATACGCAGACCTGTTTCAGTTTGCCGGCGGCCTCACCGAACAGGTAGGTACATTTGACCGCGGCACCCGGCGCATTCCACTCCGCGCGGCAGGCCACACCTATGGCGTCTTCATCTGTTACGAGTCCATTTTTCCTGACGAAGTTCGCCAGCTCGTAGCCAAGGGAGCCGACGTCTTGGTGAACCTGTCCGACGATGGCTGGTACGGAGATACCAGCGCGCCGTTTCAGCACAGCAACATGGCGCGAATGCGAGCCATCGAGAATCGGCGCTGGATGTTACGCGACACGAACACCGGCATCACCGAGTCGATCGATCCCTATGGAAACATCCGCGCCACCGCTCCGCGTCATCAGCGCCTGGCGGCTATGCTCCCGTTCGCCTTCACCAACGAGTCCACGTTTTACACGCGGCATGGCGATCTCTTCGCTTGGCTCTGTGTTGCACTCACGGCTGCCGCTCTTGCGGTATGCGCGGCGGGAGCTCATCGAGGCCCGTTCCGGGATCACTGA
- the prfB gene encoding peptide chain release factor 2 (programmed frameshift) produces the protein MITDLEYAYSPVRDRVRELREYLDRPRLEKELASVEQQIADPAVWADAARSQPLMRERKRLESLLSEDRELERRAADVEAYFDLAREGENVEAELESEIHNTEAFAESLETRTLLSGESDALNAIVTVHPGAGGTESQDWAEMLMRMYLRWAEREGFKTEINEIQDGDEAGIKSATFTISGENAFGMLSGETGVHRLVRISPFDSAKRRHTSFSSVFVSPEIDDSIVIDIKPDELRTDTYRSGGKGGQHVNTTDSAVRITHLPTGIVAACQNERSQHKNREKAMKMLRSRLYEYELAKKQAASKKLEDSKLDINFGSQIRSYVLQPYRMVKDLRTRVESGDVDKVLDGGLAPFIRGYLKMRREGNIPAPIDDTED, from the exons ATGATTACGGATTTGGAGTACGCCTACTCCCCGGTTCGCGACCGCGTTCGCGAACTGCGGGAGTATCTT GACCGTCCCCGCCTTGAGAAAGAACTAGCTTCCGTAGAGCAGCAGATTGCCGACCCCGCAGTCTGGGCAGACGCAGCGCGTTCGCAGCCACTCATGCGCGAACGCAAGCGGCTTGAGTCTCTCCTCAGTGAAGACAGGGAACTCGAGCGCCGCGCCGCCGACGTCGAAGCCTACTTCGACCTGGCTCGCGAGGGCGAAAACGTCGAAGCCGAACTGGAATCCGAAATCCACAACACCGAGGCCTTCGCCGAGTCCCTCGAAACCCGCACCCTGCTCTCCGGCGAGAGCGACGCTCTCAACGCCATCGTCACCGTCCACCCGGGCGCGGGCGGTACCGAATCGCAGGACTGGGCAGAGATGCTCATGCGGATGTATCTGCGCTGGGCCGAGCGCGAGGGCTTTAAAACGGAGATCAACGAGATCCAGGATGGCGACGAAGCCGGCATCAAATCTGCCACCTTCACCATCTCTGGCGAAAACGCATTCGGCATGCTCAGCGGAGAAACCGGCGTACATCGCCTGGTCCGTATCTCGCCCTTCGACTCTGCCAAGCGTCGGCACACCTCGTTCTCTTCAGTCTTTGTCTCGCCAGAAATCGATGACTCCATCGTCATCGACATCAAGCCCGATGAGCTCCGTACCGACACCTACCGTTCCGGCGGCAAGGGCGGCCAGCACGTCAACACCACAGACTCCGCGGTCCGCATTACCCACCTACCGACTGGCATCGTGGCCGCCTGCCAGAACGAGCGCTCGCAGCACAAGAACCGCGAAAAGGCCATGAAGATGCTCCGCTCGCGCCTCTACGAGTACGAGCTCGCAAAGAAGCAGGCAGCCTCCAAGAAGCTGGAAGACTCCAAGCTCGACATCAACTTCGGCTCACAGATCCGCTCCTACGTGCTGCAGCCTTATCGCATGGTGAAAGACCTCAGAACCAGAGTGGAGTCGGGCGACGTCGATAAGGTCCTCGACGGCGGGCTCGCGCCGTTCATTCGCGGCTACCTCAAGATGCGTCGCGAAGGAAACATCCCCGCGCCGATCGACGATACCGAGGATTAG
- a CDS encoding DinB family protein: MSEHPLRVALLEQITALLDGGQAHVSFDDAVTDLPFAKQGIVPPGLPYSAWQLLEHLRIAQRDILDFSDNAANTYKPMAWPDDYWPKLPTPPHESAWQEAVDQIRTDRERFEALLQAGDLTTPFPWGQGQTLLREALLIADHNAYHLGEIVTVRRLLGEWKSA; this comes from the coding sequence ATGAGCGAACATCCGCTGCGCGTCGCCCTCCTTGAACAGATCACCGCCCTGCTGGATGGCGGTCAGGCCCACGTCTCCTTCGACGACGCCGTCACGGATTTGCCCTTCGCAAAGCAGGGCATCGTCCCGCCCGGGCTGCCGTACTCCGCCTGGCAATTGCTGGAACACCTCCGCATCGCGCAGCGTGACATTCTTGATTTCAGCGACAACGCCGCGAACACCTACAAGCCCATGGCGTGGCCCGACGATTACTGGCCGAAGCTTCCCACCCCACCCCATGAGTCCGCGTGGCAAGAAGCGGTCGACCAGATTCGAACCGACCGCGAGCGCTTTGAAGCTTTGCTGCAAGCCGGCGACCTCACCACGCCATTCCCATGGGGGCAGGGACAAACTTTGCTTCGCGAGGCCTTGCTCATCGCCGACCACAACGCCTACCATCTGGGCGAAATCGTCACGGTGCGCCGGTTGCTAGGAGAGTGGAAGTCTGCATGA
- a CDS encoding CoA-binding protein — MNEPDTIRRMLAARTIAVIGLSDDPAKPSHYVSRYMQSAGCRILPVNPSLDHVLGERAYPSLTALPETPELVNVFRLPRYIPAIVDEMIALGLTQLWVQQGILHREAAQHAEAHGISVVMDRCIMVEHRMQRF, encoded by the coding sequence ATGAACGAACCGGACACAATCCGTCGCATGCTGGCAGCCCGCACCATCGCGGTCATCGGTCTCTCCGACGATCCCGCCAAACCCAGCCACTACGTTTCCCGCTACATGCAGTCGGCCGGCTGTCGCATCCTGCCGGTCAATCCTTCTCTCGACCATGTGCTCGGGGAGCGGGCCTATCCTTCACTCACGGCACTGCCTGAAACGCCCGAGCTCGTCAACGTCTTCCGCCTGCCCCGCTACATCCCGGCCATCGTGGACGAGATGATCGCGCTGGGTCTCACACAACTCTGGGTCCAGCAGGGCATCCTTCATCGTGAGGCAGCGCAGCACGCCGAGGCTCACGGGATCTCGGTCGTCATGGACCGCTGCATCATGGTCGAGCATCGGATGCAGCGTTTCTAG
- a CDS encoding protein-disulfide reductase DsbD family protein: MPFRAAGKYIVTLLLLLVLSVACSARAQKAVYGNGGPGPIKADHLTVELVSAGPDIAAGGTQTLGFVFTLEDKWHIYWKNAGFAGFPPSVDWSLPKGITADDLQFPQPTRLPFQGAVDYGYEDNVTYPFVVHAAPNAKPGKDGTIHLSGHLKWLVCREQCVPGTADLGIDLHLVPAGTAVAQQGTQVGPIANALKHIPEQPRQGFSAHAVSDGKHIALTFLTGTHETDAEFYPLDEQLLQDNADQPIDSLPDGARIYLTLLPNTPAPKQIHGVVELNEDESYQITADVAPGAVAMPAATDSAAHPQGASASSGAGEVTALTAMALAFAGGIILNLMPCVFPVLFLKALSLVQSSGEDRQRSRAHGLVYTAGIVASFWAIVAVLLALRSGGARFGWGFQLQSPGFVGVLALLLFFFALSLSGVFELGLSLTSAGDSLTRKQGYAGSFFTGVLATVVATPCVGPFMGVAIGYALSQPAIVTLLVFTALALGLALPYLALTFFPSLMRWLPKPGAWMETLKQITAIPLYFTVIWLVYLYGRLFGSGDPFSSVDQAAMLLVALLVLSIGAWILGRWPRSRAATITAVLFLAGAVALPFALRPTPQELAQHGQAAMQIGGGASSKWQPFTPAALDQARAGGKSVFVDFTAAWCLSCQVNEKLVLHTDEVQSALQKSNFVLMRADWTQYDPGITNALSAIGRSGVPTYVIYPGSTSAKPDVLPEVLTKSVVLAAIQKDAAK; this comes from the coding sequence ATGCCTTTTCGCGCCGCCGGCAAATACATCGTCACGCTCTTGCTGCTCCTCGTGCTGAGTGTGGCGTGTTCGGCCCGCGCCCAAAAGGCGGTTTACGGCAACGGCGGCCCAGGCCCCATCAAAGCTGACCACCTCACGGTGGAACTGGTCAGCGCCGGGCCCGACATCGCTGCGGGCGGAACGCAGACGCTCGGTTTCGTCTTCACGCTGGAAGACAAGTGGCACATCTACTGGAAGAACGCTGGTTTCGCCGGCTTTCCACCTTCCGTCGACTGGTCTCTGCCAAAGGGCATCACGGCCGATGATCTCCAGTTTCCCCAGCCCACGCGTCTGCCATTCCAAGGTGCCGTCGATTACGGGTACGAGGACAACGTCACGTACCCCTTCGTTGTTCATGCCGCGCCCAACGCCAAGCCCGGCAAAGACGGCACCATCCACCTCTCCGGTCACCTGAAGTGGCTTGTCTGCCGTGAACAGTGCGTTCCCGGCACTGCGGACCTCGGCATCGACCTCCACCTGGTGCCCGCCGGCACCGCTGTCGCGCAGCAGGGAACTCAGGTTGGTCCGATTGCGAACGCGCTAAAGCACATTCCTGAGCAGCCTCGACAGGGCTTCTCCGCGCACGCCGTCTCCGACGGCAAGCACATCGCGCTGACGTTCCTCACCGGCACCCACGAAACCGACGCGGAGTTCTACCCGCTCGACGAACAGCTCCTGCAGGACAACGCAGATCAGCCCATTGACTCACTGCCCGACGGTGCGCGCATCTATCTCACGCTTCTGCCCAACACACCGGCACCGAAGCAGATCCACGGCGTGGTGGAGCTGAACGAGGACGAAAGCTACCAGATCACGGCAGACGTGGCTCCGGGCGCCGTCGCAATGCCTGCTGCTACAGACAGCGCTGCGCACCCGCAAGGCGCTTCTGCTTCGAGTGGCGCCGGCGAGGTCACCGCGCTCACCGCGATGGCTCTAGCCTTCGCGGGCGGCATCATCCTGAACCTCATGCCGTGCGTCTTTCCAGTGCTGTTCCTCAAAGCGCTGTCTCTGGTTCAGTCCAGCGGCGAAGATCGGCAGCGCTCCCGCGCCCACGGCCTGGTGTACACGGCCGGCATCGTCGCTTCCTTCTGGGCCATCGTCGCGGTCTTGCTGGCGCTGCGCAGCGGCGGGGCACGCTTCGGCTGGGGTTTCCAGCTCCAGTCGCCCGGCTTCGTCGGCGTTCTCGCGCTGTTGCTGTTCTTCTTTGCTCTCTCGCTGAGTGGTGTCTTCGAACTCGGACTGTCCCTCACCTCCGCGGGTGATTCGCTCACCCGCAAGCAGGGCTATGCCGGCTCGTTCTTCACGGGAGTTCTTGCCACGGTCGTGGCTACCCCGTGCGTTGGCCCGTTCATGGGCGTCGCCATCGGGTACGCCCTCTCGCAGCCTGCGATCGTGACGCTGCTGGTCTTCACCGCGCTCGCGCTCGGGCTCGCACTGCCGTATCTCGCTCTCACCTTCTTTCCATCTCTCATGCGCTGGCTGCCTAAGCCCGGGGCGTGGATGGAGACCCTGAAGCAGATCACCGCAATTCCGCTGTACTTCACAGTCATCTGGCTGGTCTACCTGTACGGCCGGCTGTTCGGGTCGGGCGACCCGTTCAGCAGTGTGGATCAGGCAGCCATGCTGCTGGTCGCCCTGCTCGTTCTGTCGATCGGCGCTTGGATCCTCGGTCGCTGGCCCCGGAGTCGAGCTGCCACCATCACAGCGGTGCTTTTCCTTGCCGGAGCCGTGGCTCTGCCTTTCGCGTTGCGTCCCACACCGCAGGAACTTGCACAGCACGGCCAGGCCGCGATGCAAATCGGCGGGGGCGCATCCAGCAAGTGGCAGCCCTTCACTCCAGCAGCACTCGACCAGGCGCGCGCTGGCGGCAAGTCCGTCTTCGTCGATTTCACCGCCGCCTGGTGCCTGAGCTGCCAGGTGAACGAAAAGCTCGTTCTGCACACCGACGAAGTGCAATCCGCTCTGCAGAAGAGCAACTTCGTCCTCATGCGTGCCGACTGGACGCAGTACGATCCGGGCATCACCAACGCACTCTCAGCCATCGGCCGAAGCGGAGTTCCAACCTACGTTATTTACCCGGGCTCAACCAGTGCCAAGCCCGACGTGTTGCCGGAAGTGTTGACGAAGTCCGTCGTCCTCGCCGCGATCCAGAAAGACGCAGCGAAGTAG
- a CDS encoding replication-associated recombination protein A: MGLFDTGVSAAASGPGRNAPLAERMRPRSLEEYVGQAHLVGVGKPLRLQIERDEPGSMIFWGPPGTGKTSLAKLIATTAHASFVEFSAVTSGIKEIKQVMADAERAASMGARTILFVDEIHRFNRAQQDAFLPYVERGALRLIGATTENPSFEVNGALLSRCRVYVLQPLSEDDLLGLMQRALGDAERGLGAQGVKADEDALRTIAEFASGDARYALNALESAAALLRGRGETRLTKEIAAEALQQRVLLYDKSGEQHYDLISALHKSVRNSDADAALYWLRRMLAGGEDAMYVARRLIRMAVEDIGLAAPEALNLCLSAQQAMHLLGSPEGELALAQATVYLALAPKSNAVYRAWSDVAADVESTAAEPVPLHLRNAPTKLLKALDYGKDYQYAHDVEGKVAAMQCLPGSLEGRRYYVPTEEGRERQLAARLAEVRRLQGRE; the protein is encoded by the coding sequence ATGGGGCTGTTTGACACGGGGGTGAGCGCAGCGGCAAGTGGGCCCGGGAGGAACGCTCCACTTGCAGAGCGGATGCGGCCTCGGTCGCTGGAAGAGTACGTGGGTCAGGCGCACCTGGTGGGTGTGGGCAAGCCGCTGCGGTTGCAGATTGAGCGTGATGAGCCGGGGTCGATGATCTTCTGGGGGCCGCCGGGGACGGGCAAGACGAGCCTGGCCAAGCTGATCGCGACGACGGCGCACGCCAGCTTCGTCGAGTTCAGCGCGGTAACGAGCGGGATCAAAGAGATCAAACAGGTGATGGCGGATGCGGAGCGTGCGGCATCAATGGGTGCGCGCACGATCCTGTTTGTGGACGAGATTCACCGCTTCAACCGCGCGCAGCAGGATGCGTTTCTGCCCTATGTGGAGCGAGGTGCGCTGCGTCTGATTGGCGCAACAACAGAGAACCCATCCTTTGAGGTGAACGGGGCGTTGCTGTCCCGCTGTCGCGTGTATGTGCTGCAGCCGCTGAGTGAGGACGACCTGCTGGGGCTGATGCAGCGCGCGCTTGGTGATGCGGAGCGGGGGCTTGGCGCGCAGGGCGTGAAAGCGGACGAAGATGCGTTGCGCACCATCGCGGAGTTTGCGAGTGGCGATGCTCGGTATGCGTTGAACGCGCTGGAGAGCGCCGCGGCGCTGCTGCGTGGGAGAGGTGAGACTCGGCTAACCAAAGAGATCGCGGCCGAGGCGTTGCAGCAGCGTGTGCTGCTGTATGACAAGAGCGGCGAGCAGCACTACGACCTGATCAGCGCCTTGCACAAGAGTGTGCGCAACAGCGATGCGGACGCGGCGCTGTACTGGCTGCGAAGGATGCTGGCTGGCGGTGAAGACGCGATGTATGTGGCGCGGCGGCTCATCCGGATGGCGGTCGAAGACATCGGGCTGGCGGCGCCGGAGGCGTTGAACCTGTGCCTCAGCGCGCAGCAGGCAATGCATCTGCTGGGATCGCCGGAAGGTGAGTTGGCATTGGCGCAAGCGACCGTCTATTTGGCTCTGGCGCCCAAGTCGAATGCGGTCTATCGCGCCTGGAGCGATGTAGCGGCGGATGTGGAAAGTACTGCGGCAGAGCCGGTTCCGCTGCACCTGCGCAATGCACCCACAAAGCTGTTGAAGGCGCTGGATTACGGCAAGGACTACCAGTACGCACACGACGTTGAGGGCAAGGTTGCGGCGATGCAATGCCTGCCCGGCTCACTGGAGGGCCGGCGGTACTACGTGCCGACCGAGGAAGGCCGGGAGCGGCAGCTTGCGGCCCGGCTGGCCGAAGTCCGACGTCTGCAGGGTCGCGAGTAG
- a CDS encoding TrmH family RNA methyltransferase, which translates to MPAVITSRQNSRVRALRAALAGRGEDGAIGVESPHLVREALQTHEAEVLAVFVREDRTELLADLPAEIEQVVLSREVFASVAATEHSQGMAALVTRPTMRFLPRPGQLLLLLDKVQDPGNVGTLVRSAEAFGAAAVLATEGTADVWNGKALRASAGAAFRMPVVRWSETLRAAVQKLGTRMLAAVADEDGALAATDANLGGGCVLVIGNEGRGVSPELLAVADGRITLPMAGPTESLNAAVAGSVLLYEAARQRRAGAR; encoded by the coding sequence ATGCCAGCGGTGATCACCAGCCGACAGAACAGCAGGGTTCGAGCGCTGCGAGCTGCCCTGGCCGGCCGCGGCGAGGATGGCGCGATCGGCGTCGAAAGTCCACACCTGGTGCGCGAAGCCCTGCAGACGCACGAGGCTGAAGTCCTGGCCGTTTTTGTTCGCGAAGACCGGACTGAGTTGCTGGCGGACCTGCCCGCGGAGATAGAGCAAGTGGTTCTCTCGCGAGAAGTGTTCGCGAGTGTGGCGGCAACGGAACATTCGCAAGGTATGGCAGCCCTGGTGACGCGGCCGACGATGCGATTCCTGCCGCGACCCGGGCAGTTGTTGCTGTTACTCGACAAGGTACAGGATCCTGGGAATGTGGGGACGCTGGTGCGTTCGGCGGAGGCGTTTGGCGCGGCGGCGGTACTGGCCACGGAGGGAACGGCCGACGTCTGGAACGGCAAGGCGCTGAGGGCGTCAGCCGGTGCGGCGTTTCGGATGCCGGTGGTTCGGTGGAGCGAGACCCTCCGCGCTGCGGTGCAGAAGCTGGGAACGAGGATGCTGGCAGCGGTGGCCGATGAGGACGGAGCGCTGGCGGCGACGGATGCCAACCTGGGTGGCGGGTGTGTGCTGGTGATCGGGAATGAGGGTCGGGGAGTTTCGCCAGAGCTGCTGGCTGTGGCGGATGGCCGCATCACCTTGCCCATGGCTGGGCCGACCGAAAGCCTGAACGCAGCGGTCGCGGGGTCGGTGCTGCTGTACGAGGCCGCTCGGCAGCGGAGAGCCGGAGCGCGCTGA
- a CDS encoding L-threonylcarbamoyladenylate synthase, producing MNAELLRMHPDEPEADLVRYVAEHIRSGQVAALPTDTFYGLAVDPVNLRAVEQIYEIKTRARHKPLSLLLAETAQAYEVARDLDGAFDTLAEQFWPGPLTIVVKAGSRLPLRVTAYTGNVAIRVPEAPIPRAVVQELGLPITATSANLRNMPECTWAGCVRDQLGNQIPLIVDGGPTAHSVPTTIVDLSGGGNSWMILRQGAIPTHAIALALQR from the coding sequence TTGAACGCTGAACTGTTGCGCATGCACCCCGACGAGCCGGAGGCCGATCTCGTCCGTTACGTCGCCGAGCATATCCGCTCCGGCCAGGTAGCAGCGCTCCCCACCGATACCTTCTACGGTCTTGCCGTCGATCCAGTGAATCTCCGCGCCGTGGAACAGATCTACGAGATCAAGACCCGCGCACGCCACAAGCCGCTCAGCCTGCTTCTTGCTGAAACGGCACAGGCCTACGAGGTGGCCCGCGACCTGGACGGCGCCTTTGACACGCTCGCCGAACAGTTCTGGCCCGGTCCGCTCACCATCGTCGTCAAGGCGGGCTCCCGTCTGCCGTTGCGCGTCACCGCTTACACCGGCAACGTCGCCATCCGCGTTCCCGAGGCGCCCATTCCGCGCGCCGTTGTGCAGGAACTCGGTCTGCCGATCACGGCTACGTCTGCAAACCTGCGCAACATGCCCGAGTGCACCTGGGCCGGCTGTGTTCGCGATCAGCTTGGCAACCAGATTCCTCTTATCGTGGACGGTGGTCCCACCGCTCATTCCGTGCCCACCACCATCGTTGACCTGAGCGGCGGCGGCAACTCCTGGATGATCCTCCGCCAGGGTGCCATCCCTACCCACGCCATCGCTCTGGCGCTCCAGCGGTAG
- a CDS encoding YdcF family protein gives MRGARRPDRRKRRVSLLGTLFLLVLCAAFGWFAWLYHQIDQVGRVDDAHPSDAIAVFGAAQYVGHPSPVFHARLEHAVSLYERQIAPLVIVLGGSGDEHSTQTEGAVGRDYLLARGIPYDHILAETESVDTEQQAERLADIARARGLRSVVVVSDPSHLFRIAELCREQGLDVHTSPRSTFGTISATERRKRVLHEMLSYTALRFHLQASFVHRWLQGREDL, from the coding sequence ATGAGAGGCGCACGCAGACCGGACCGCCGCAAGCGTCGCGTGTCGCTGCTGGGCACGCTGTTCCTGCTCGTGCTCTGCGCGGCTTTCGGATGGTTCGCCTGGTTGTACCACCAAATCGATCAGGTCGGCCGTGTGGACGACGCTCACCCCTCGGACGCGATTGCGGTCTTCGGCGCGGCGCAGTATGTGGGGCACCCGTCCCCGGTGTTCCACGCCCGGCTGGAACATGCCGTTTCGCTCTATGAGCGCCAGATCGCCCCGCTCGTCATCGTTCTGGGAGGCAGCGGCGATGAACACTCCACCCAAACCGAGGGAGCGGTGGGCCGGGACTACCTGCTCGCGCGCGGCATCCCGTACGACCACATCCTTGCGGAAACCGAATCCGTGGACACCGAGCAGCAGGCCGAGCGGCTGGCGGACATCGCTCGCGCTCGCGGACTTCGCTCCGTCGTGGTCGTCAGCGACCCCAGCCACCTCTTCCGCATCGCCGAGCTTTGCCGCGAACAAGGTTTGGATGTGCACACCTCGCCGCGTTCCACCTTCGGCACCATCTCCGCCACCGAGCGGCGCAAACGCGTCCTCCACGAAATGCTCAGCTACACCGCCCTACGGTTCCACTTGCAGGCCAGCTTCGTGCACCGCTGGCTCCAAGGCAGGGAAGACCTGTAA
- a CDS encoding YncE family protein translates to MAVKQKAGRLPVVAACVASTIALGGVLGCGNSYRPVVNAINPVGPSSQPEKYALALADPGNGGLGVATLIDFSGDTVVGTLNTAPVPSFLGLSTANEGYVLHQNTGLVEAFTASQITPANPTFITRNVTSTTLPAGSAPLTALALPNPGALYITETGTSRVAAFTSGAPPTIRQELPVGQNPTYVVGSNNSQRVFVLAAGTNPGVSVGTATGIENNASNAVSSTIAVGRNPVYGVVNVDGRRAFVLNKAGDAASGTSGTVSVINVQGNTLDTIPRIVVGPNPVWADVATNINELAVVNAGDGVSAGSLTVVNIPLCSASTVTTTNPACDATNPVDAAGFGSVLATIPVGINPVMVAILQDANKAYVANAGNGQPGTSTVSVIDLQRLVKTADIPIGGTLNWISATSGSPTGKVYVTASTTQIATVIRTDTDEVSATVPLQGYGVAIKVTAP, encoded by the coding sequence TTGGCAGTAAAGCAGAAAGCCGGTCGCTTGCCGGTTGTAGCGGCATGTGTCGCGTCCACTATCGCCTTGGGCGGAGTCCTGGGCTGCGGAAACAGCTATCGTCCCGTCGTCAACGCCATCAATCCCGTTGGTCCGTCCTCGCAGCCTGAGAAGTACGCCCTGGCGCTGGCCGACCCCGGCAACGGGGGTCTCGGCGTAGCGACCCTCATCGACTTCTCCGGCGACACCGTGGTTGGCACCCTGAATACGGCGCCCGTTCCCAGCTTTCTCGGCCTCAGCACCGCCAATGAAGGCTACGTTCTGCACCAGAATACGGGTCTCGTCGAGGCGTTCACCGCGTCCCAGATCACGCCTGCGAACCCTACCTTCATCACGCGCAACGTAACCAGCACCACCCTCCCAGCCGGCTCCGCGCCGCTGACCGCTTTGGCCTTGCCGAACCCAGGCGCCCTGTACATCACCGAAACTGGAACCAGCCGAGTCGCCGCATTTACTTCCGGCGCTCCGCCGACCATCCGGCAGGAACTGCCCGTCGGCCAGAACCCCACCTATGTCGTTGGCTCGAACAACTCGCAGCGCGTATTTGTGCTGGCAGCGGGAACGAACCCGGGCGTGAGCGTTGGCACCGCCACCGGCATCGAGAACAATGCGTCGAACGCGGTCAGCAGCACCATCGCGGTTGGCCGCAATCCTGTGTACGGCGTGGTCAACGTGGATGGCCGGCGCGCGTTTGTCCTCAACAAGGCCGGTGACGCCGCCAGCGGAACCAGCGGCACGGTCTCAGTCATCAACGTGCAGGGCAATACGCTGGACACCATTCCGCGCATCGTCGTCGGTCCCAACCCGGTTTGGGCAGACGTGGCGACCAACATCAACGAACTCGCGGTAGTCAATGCCGGAGACGGCGTCAGCGCAGGTTCGCTCACCGTCGTCAACATACCGCTCTGCTCGGCCAGCACCGTTACGACGACCAACCCCGCCTGCGATGCCACCAATCCAGTCGACGCAGCCGGCTTCGGATCGGTCCTTGCCACCATCCCTGTCGGCATCAATCCCGTAATGGTCGCCATCCTTCAAGACGCGAACAAGGCCTACGTTGCCAACGCCGGCAACGGCCAGCCCGGAACCAGCACCGTCTCCGTCATCGATCTGCAGCGCCTGGTGAAAACGGCAGACATTCCCATCGGCGGAACCCTGAACTGGATCTCCGCCACCAGCGGTTCGCCAACTGGCAAGGTCTACGTCACTGCCAGCACCACCCAGATTGCAACGGTCATCCGCACCGATACCGACGAGGTCTCGGCAACCGTGCCGTTGCAGGGTTACGGCGTAGCCATCAAGGTCACCGCACCGTAA